ctggtcccccagtgcccccagcttGGCAAGGAGGTCATCTGCTGGGTCTGGCAGTGACACTGGCACCTGAGGGTGGGGGACGGGGAAGAGGGCGAAGACCCCAGCACCAGCGCCTCTGGCAGGGGGCCATGGTGGGAAGGATGGCTCTTCACACCTTGACttcatcatcttcctcctcaTCGGCATACTCAAAGGAATTGCTGCGCCCCTCATGGGCACCAGCATACCCCTCCCGCAGGCTGGAGAACTtggcctcctcctcctccacctcctcctcgtcttcctcctcctcttgttGATTCCAGGTGGCCTCGGGGGACTGGCTCTCCCCTGTCACTTGTGACccccacaggctgctgctggggctctcCCACAGGGTCTGCGTCCGGGCCTGCAGGGGACCCTCGCCCTTCTCTGAGCTCCGTGGGGTGCTGGTCCCACCATAGTGGCGGGCCAGGACCTGGGCTGCCCTGTCAAACTCCCCTGCTTCGATGGTGCAGTCGTTCCAGTGACCCTGCCATGGGGTCCCTCTGGACGCTGCCCCTGGCCCCGACGCCCAGGCAGGGTCCTCGCCAGCACCCTCGATGACGTGTGCTTCTCCATTGGCATGGACCGACAGTCCTGGCAGTGAGCTGGCCTCCgacaggctgctctgcctggagTGGTCCCAGAAGCTGGATGTTGCCTTGTCCTTTCCATGGGATACGCCTGATGCTGGAAGGACCCCATCCTTCGTCCCCTCACCACACAGAAGGTTTGGGCCATTGTCCCCCACCTCACTGTTACTGGTTTCGGAGAAGCTCATCACCTGGAGAAGCTCGCTCATCAGGGAGGGTCCCAGGTCCAGGCGGAAGGAAAGCAGGGAGTCTGAGCGCTTCAGCTCTGCTTCCCCAGGGAAGGCACTCTCTTGGGCCTTTTCCAAGCGAGG
The Falco peregrinus isolate bFalPer1 chromosome 6, bFalPer1.pri, whole genome shotgun sequence genome window above contains:
- the CDC42EP1 gene encoding cdc42 effector protein 1, with the translated sequence MSLGKLPVLSWVSGSHGKRRLKSELTPDMISPPLGDFRHTMHVGRGGDVFGDTSFLSNHGGADTAKANNFFTRTLRHVRRTPLRSRGSGGQVGASPAPPAISPIIKNAVSLPQLNEGTYDGGSGRGLTSKFSFKSASNSFSKTHQAYGLESGFCTIPRVPRLEKAQESAFPGEAELKRSDSLLSFRLDLGPSLMSELLQVMSFSETSNSEVGDNGPNLLCGEGTKDGVLPASGVSHGKDKATSSFWDHSRQSSLSEASSLPGLSVHANGEAHVIEGAGEDPAWASGPGAASRGTPWQGHWNDCTIEAGEFDRAAQVLARHYGGTSTPRSSEKGEGPLQARTQTLWESPSSSLWGSQVTGESQSPEATWNQQEEEEDEEEVEEEEAKFSSLREGYAGAHEGRSNSFEYADEEEDDEVKV